The DNA region ACACAAAAAGCAAAACCCCAAGTGCCGTTACGACATTCCAAATAATTAATCCGGAAATGAAATACCCAATACTCAGATAGTTAGACGTTAGCTCGACATCCGCGTGCAAAGAATACTTCATAAATAACTCTCTCACCGGCGGATAGATTGCTACCCCAGCGTAGCAGACAGTATAGACGATACTTATCCATGCCGAGGAAATTTTCAATGCGCGTTTCGTGTGTATCATGGCGAAATTGTATCGTGTTTTTTTGAGAACGCAAGAAAATCCCGATATATTTTTTCATACAATACATGATATGATCAGAGCACTTATTTGTAGGAATCGAGATATGAAATATTCACTTGAAGACATTCAAAAAACGTATCGCGTATGGGGACAACATCCATTTTTTTATAAATTTGCTTGTATCATCACATTTTTAGGTCAAGAAAAGAAACTCCGAAAGTTGGCAGTTGAAAAACTGGAACTGAAACAAGGCGATACAGTACTAGACCTTGCTTGCGGCACAGGCTTAAATCATAAATTCCTAGAGGATGTTGTCGGATCTGACGGAAGAATTATTGCATTTGATTATTCGAATGAAATGCTTACAGCCGCGAAACAAAGGGCAAAAGAAAATAAATGGAATAATATAGTTTTCACACAAGGGGATGCCGCAGAGTTGTCGCTGGATACAAAAATAGATGGAGTACTTTCAACATTAGGTATGAGCGCAATCCCTGAGCATAAAGAAGCCATTAAAAAAGCCGTCGATGTTCTCAAGGACAACAAAATAATATCAATATTAGACGCTGAACTTCCATCTGGCTTTTGGAGTATTTTTAATCCAATTATTGCCTATATATATAAGCATTGGGCAAGCTGGGATTACACGAAAAATATCCCGGAGGATTTGCGACAATTGATGAGTAATGCAAAAATAGAACGTTACAATGGAGAAACAATATATATTACTTACGCGACAAAGAATGCACTCTGAGAAAACATCGTACAACATTGGTTAGCCGGTTCGCTCGCTTAAATAAATCATTTTCCATACTATGCAACTAAAATCAACAATCAAATGCCCTTATTGTGGCTTCGAGAAAGAAGAAACAATGCCAAGAGATGCATGTCAGTATTTTTATACATGCAACAATTGCCACAAAGAGCTAAAGCCGCAAACTGGTGATTGTTGTGTATTTTGCTCATATGGTTCCAGCAAATGTCCACCAAAACAATCGAAAAAATGATTTTATTTTTGATTGGTTGGTTCAAAAAGAGAGAATAACGCGAGCTGCCTCAATCCACTTTACAACTTTCCTGAAAACTCTATGCTCTCCTCGTTGTTGTTTAATATTTTTTAACTCAAAAACATGAACACATTTATTTCCGGAATTCTTCCATTCCTGGTTCCCATTTTTATATTTCTTGTTTTACCGGGATTTCGCGTCGTCCAGCAATATGAGAAAGGCGTCGTGTTTCGTTTTGGGAGAATCATTTCGACAAAAAATCCTGGACTCAGTTGGATAATTCCCTATATCGATCGGATGACAAAAGTTGATCTTCGAACGATTACTTTACCAATTCCGGCGCAAAAAATTATTACAAAGGATAATGTTTCAGTTGATATTTCAGCCGTCGCGTATTATCAAGTGGTGGACGCGGTGAAAAGTATCGTTGCTATCGAAAACGTGATGAGTGCTATCAATCAAATTGCGCAAACAACAGTGCGAAATATTGTGGGCAGATTTCAATTGGATGAAGTTCTTTCAGAACGAGATGAAATCAACAAAGAAATCCGCGTTGTCTTGGACGAGCGCACAGAACCATGGGGCGTAATTGTTTCTGTTGTGGAAATCAAAGATATCGAGCTCCCGGAAAATATGCAGCGGGCGATGGCGAAACAGGCAGAAGCGGAAAGAGAAAAGAGAGCGAAAGTCATTGCGGCAGAAGGAGAACTTCTCGCGAGTCAAAAACTGGCGGAAACAGCCGATGTTATGGCGGCGCATCCGATTGCCTTGCAGCTCCGAAATTTGCAAACAATGGCGGAAATCAGCGTAGAAAAAAATTCAACCATCATCTTCCCAGCACAATTCATGGGAACAGTTGATGATATTCGAGCATTTATGACGAAGGAAAAAGCGGTGAAATCATAGAATAGCTTATAATACCTCTGCTCGACAAAGTCTCCGTCAGCTAACGCCATAAAAAGTTGAAAGTACTAATTACATTTTTTCATCTCACCGTACATGAAATCAAACTTAAAAATTCTCGCGCTATTTATATTCGTGCTTTTTGCAATGCCCATGACTGCCCATGCTCACCTTATTGGCGGTAATGGGCTTGAAAGCGGAATCACTCATCCTTTTTTTGGATTAGATCATCTGCTCGCTATGGTTGCGGTGGGGATTATCAGTACTCAAATTGGTGGAAAAGCAATTTGGAAAGTGCCGACAGTTTTTGTGTCTTTTATGGTTGTAGGCGGGCTATTCGGGATTGAAGGATTTCAGTTTCCAATCGCCGAAACCGGTATTACTGTATCTGTACTTGTTTTTGGAGTATTTATTGTCTTATCAAAAAAGATACCAGTGAATTGGGCGATGATTTGCGTTGCTTTATTTGCCTTATTTCATGGACATTCCCATGGTGAAGAAATGCCACTCATTGCAAACGCAGCACTTTACACTATTGGCTTTGTATTCTCAACAACATTGCTCCACATCATGGGCGTGCTTATTGGTCACTATGCTCGAAAGACAGAATTCACATTGGAGCTCCTTCGATATTTAGGAGCTGGAATGAGTGGGATCGGACTCCTTTTTCTCTTTGGTTTTTGAGAAAAAATATGATAGCCATGTAAATACTACAACTTATGAACTGGAAATCATTCTTCCTCCCTTCTCAACTCTTGTGGAAAATATTTGGAATTATTTTCTCTCTTTTTGTCTTATTGTTCGGAATCGGCATTGCGATCGGAAATGAGTCTCGTTTCGTCATGTATCTGGTGTATCCACCACTCATTCTTGCAAATCTCTCATATCTTCCGGTATTTGAACAATGTGATGTTGGCTTTATCTGCATTCCTTCGCCAAGTATCTTTGGATGGTTCGTTGTTGTTCTGAGCTATTTGCTTCTTTCATACATCATTGCATTTTTCGTATCAAAAATAATTCTTTCTTCCCGAAAATAGAGATTTCGGAACCATCGTTCACTTCCCCATCCTTCTCTCTCCGGTCGCAAATCGGTGTATCTGCGCAAGCAGATCTTGTTTTGTGATCGCCGGCAAACATTTTTTCTCGCTCAGAAGATGACAATTTGCATCGCAAGGTCTATTTCCTAGAAATCCCGAAAATCGGTCATCCCCTCCTGTTCGAATTGCCGCATCCATTGGAGTTATTATCCAAGATCTTTTTTGAATTTCCCGAGCGTATTCTCTGTCACTCATTTTTT from Candidatus Peregrinibacteria bacterium includes:
- a CDS encoding slipin family protein, with the protein product MNTFISGILPFLVPIFIFLVLPGFRVVQQYEKGVVFRFGRIISTKNPGLSWIIPYIDRMTKVDLRTITLPIPAQKIITKDNVSVDISAVAYYQVVDAVKSIVAIENVMSAINQIAQTTVRNIVGRFQLDEVLSERDEINKEIRVVLDERTEPWGVIVSVVEIKDIELPENMQRAMAKQAEAEREKRAKVIAAEGELLASQKLAETADVMAAHPIALQLRNLQTMAEISVEKNSTIIFPAQFMGTVDDIRAFMTKEKAVKS
- a CDS encoding HupE/UreJ family protein translates to MKSNLKILALFIFVLFAMPMTAHAHLIGGNGLESGITHPFFGLDHLLAMVAVGIISTQIGGKAIWKVPTVFVSFMVVGGLFGIEGFQFPIAETGITVSVLVFGVFIVLSKKIPVNWAMICVALFALFHGHSHGEEMPLIANAALYTIGFVFSTTLLHIMGVLIGHYARKTEFTLELLRYLGAGMSGIGLLFLFGF
- a CDS encoding methyltransferase domain-containing protein, producing the protein MKYSLEDIQKTYRVWGQHPFFYKFACIITFLGQEKKLRKLAVEKLELKQGDTVLDLACGTGLNHKFLEDVVGSDGRIIAFDYSNEMLTAAKQRAKENKWNNIVFTQGDAAELSLDTKIDGVLSTLGMSAIPEHKEAIKKAVDVLKDNKIISILDAELPSGFWSIFNPIIAYIYKHWASWDYTKNIPEDLRQLMSNAKIERYNGETIYITYATKNAL